ACATTTGCCGTACAAACAGCAAACACATGTTGTGTTATTGGGTTTCTATTGCatgcaaataaacacaaatcGTGTGAACGCAATAACACTAGAGGGTTAATGAAACATGCTCAGAAGCACCACACAAAATGAAGATGCATAATCCAAGATTTTAGACTTTGGAAATTGGCTTCGCAGTTTTGACTACGCAACATGGCACACCTAATACCATGTTTGCGTCCTGCAGCGTCAAGGCTGAACAGGTGGAAAGGGTTCTGTACAATTACATACTCGAACACTCCAGACTgaagaaaggaaagaaaacattaaaacagagcaGTCAAAAGaaagatcaataataataataataataataataataataataataataataatgtggcaaaaagaaaaaaaaagaaaaacgttcaTAATACAAACTAAAGTATTATAATGTACAGGGCAAACGTTTATGGAATACTGAAAGCAAGGAACTGTACTATAGGACTTTTgaaagagattaaaaaataaataaaaaaaaaacagccaatacAGTATCCTATCAGCTGCCAAATTCTGTTGaaagaatatttataaattatatgtaAGTGCTTGGAAAGGGTGAGGCCAACATGAGGATGgtcatttaaaagaaagaatacaacacatcttatatattatagctGAAGACTAGTTGCAAtatgtttttacttgcattcatGTTTATGAACATTTCCAAAATATTGTAGATCAATGCACTGCTGCAAGGAAACTGATGTAAGGTAGCAGCACTACAGTATGTCCAATATTGTGACCATTGTGCATTATTCAAAAGAACTTCCTGATATTTTAAATcagcaacaataaaatacactagCAGTAAATATGCTTGGATCAGCTTAAAGTGAAGAATATTATATTATAGCGAAGATTTCCTCTGTTTGAATATATGAAGCCAGATGTTGTCATTAAAAGGCTTAAATGATTTATAGGTTGCCATTTGTTAAGGATCAAAGGGGAAACATTCCATTGGACTGCACAGAACATTAAAACTCCCATACTCCACATAGAGTCATTGCACTGGAGCTGGCTATACCTGTGCAGAACAACAAATCTCAGGAACCGTCTGGGATTCTGGCTCAGTGCTCTTACCTAGATCATTGTTCTTTGTGATTGCTGCTGCAGCTCTTGCTCTTGGTCCCTGTTGTGTGAAGTGGTATCCAAATTTCAGGAGACCTGTGTTCTCTTCCAACATCTTGGCTATTTGCATTTCCACTGTAGCACCCAGCTGCTGCCTCTGTTTatggaaacaaaacaagtcaGACATCGTCATTTATCTGGAATGCAGTTTTTTAGTGTAGGAGTCAAGTGGGAATGTACGCAGAGCAGCTTTGAAAATGTTCTTGCTGTACATGAGAATAATCCAAAAGGTGTGGTCTACTGTCAAGCCAGAAATTATGCATAAATGGGTTGTCTCCAACGATCTTCGTACAACAGCACAAATGATGCCGACTCAACATCCTATCTTTGTTATGGACCAAATTAAGTATAGTGCTTTGGAGGGCAGACAGTTTGCATATGACACTGAAGAAATCTATTGCTGCCTTGTTATCAGGTGGTACAGGACTCAGAAATTACATgttacattaaatcattaaacaatttacCCACAAGTAACAGACCTTTTGGACTGCATAATGGACAAGCTCAATGCTCTGCCTAATGtctgtttttaatgaatacacAGCAACTGCCATTTTTCTCCAATATGGAAGTCTAAAAAGCCACCTCAATTACAAACGTTTTTAGTCTCTCTTAATCCATACATAGATGGAACATCTGGAATAAACCTTCTGCCTGCAGCTAAATCGCAAACATAATTTGACCTTGGACTGAAAAAAATACTGCTGCTTATGAAAGTATGCAAAACTGATTTGGCATTAAAAAAAGGTGCTTTCTTACTTGGTTATCAATCTTCATCTCTGATAGCGTGTCATTCTCTTTCATGGCATGGACTATAGCCTGGATACCAACTCCAGTAATGAAGTTGGACTCCAGATTAAGACTCTTTAGTGCCTTGTTTTCTCTTAGCATGTCTGCAAAAgcctttgagagagagagagagagagagagagagagagagagagagagagagagagagagaaacaaatgCTAGTATAACATACAAAAATCTCctataaaaaaggacaaaatagCAACTACACATGAGCGAAATCTTTGACAAgaacaaaagaaacaagaaatctTTGAAGCCACTTTTGTTCTTAGTATACctagcaattaaaaaaactacagaacacaggaaaaaatatattttttaaacacttacaaCAGCTATAGGGTCATTGCTTCGAGTTGCTGCCAGACTGAATTTCTTTACATGTGTATTCTTTTCCATGGCCTTTGCAAAATCTTTCAATGTTGGAATGGGAATGTTCTAAAATACATAACAAGGTTACATTTATATCACAGAAGTCAAACATTAGGAAAATCTTAATGCATTACTCGCTTTTGGGACACATTCAGAGCAATACATTCACAGAACAGCACCACGTTTTCAAGCATACTAATGCTTTATGTATAATCCTTGGTGCATAACTTAACATTTAAACTAGACAATTAGCCTGCCTTGGTTTACATGTTTGAAAGTCCTTTAAAAAAAGCTCCGActgcagcctgttctgtagaTTAGCACTTTTTTCTCCACATAGAACTGTCTGAAATACTATTTAACAGATTTAATAATCATGTCTCTATGAGAACCAAAATCATAGATGCTACAACACTGTGCTCTCTTTAGGTTAGACCTCCTCAGTCATTATATAACTGGGACATGCTGCACAAGCACACCTTTATGTTGTTTAAATTGACTTCCACCAGCGCAGGATCATTTCCCTTTATCCTCTGCAAAGTCTCTTCAACATTGGTAGGATTAGGTGGCTCATCTAAAACAGGACGGATTTGTTCACCTTTGACCACACCGGCTAAGGAatcgaaagaaagaaaaaacaccatCAACATGCACTTGCCATTACTCCATATTAACTACATGTGTGTTACTGAGAGTGGATAATCTGGTACTCGGCATTATAAAATCAAAGACCCAAATACAACCACTTTTACGTAGAGGCACAAAAATGATGATTCCTGGTAACTCTGTATACTTTTACTCGCTCTCCAAtatcagaaaatgcagaacttgTTAGCTATTGCAAAAAGTCCTCAAGTCAACTGGAGCC
This window of the Polyodon spathula isolate WHYD16114869_AA chromosome 24, ASM1765450v1, whole genome shotgun sequence genome carries:
- the LOC121299210 gene encoding tropomodulin-3-like isoform X1, whose amino-acid sequence is MALTFKKDLEKYKDIDEDEILNKLSAEELKQLEAALEDLDPENALLPAGLRQKDQTVKPDTGPFNREQLLSFLEKEALEYKDREDTLPFTGEKKGKAWVPKQRPIETRQEEVTTLDPELEEALSSATDTELCDLAAILGVHTLVTSTHSYDSSGNFSSKEGYNTGVVKGEQIRPVLDEPPNPTNVEETLQRIKGNDPALVEVNLNNIKNIPIPTLKDFAKAMEKNTHVKKFSLAATRSNDPIAVAFADMLRENKALKSLNLESNFITGVGIQAIVHAMKENDTLSEMKIDNQRQQLGATVEMQIAKMLEENTGLLKFGYHFTQQGPRARAAAAITKNNDLVRRRRVEGDV
- the LOC121299210 gene encoding tropomodulin-3-like isoform X2, which gives rise to MALTFKKDLEKYKDIDEDEILNKLSAEELKQLEAALEDLDPENALLPAGLRQKDQTVKPDTGPFNREQLLSFLEKEALEYKDREDTLPFTGEKKGKAWVPKQRPIETRQEEVTTLDPELEEALSSATDTELCDLAAGVVKGEQIRPVLDEPPNPTNVEETLQRIKGNDPALVEVNLNNIKNIPIPTLKDFAKAMEKNTHVKKFSLAATRSNDPIAVAFADMLRENKALKSLNLESNFITGVGIQAIVHAMKENDTLSEMKIDNQRQQLGATVEMQIAKMLEENTGLLKFGYHFTQQGPRARAAAAITKNNDLVRRRRVEGDV